A window of the Pseudomonas sp. B21_DOA genome harbors these coding sequences:
- a CDS encoding lipopolysaccharide biosynthesis protein, giving the protein MNPKENYLHEFFRIFFANKQLVKRVFLTFAVIALLLPLLLKQSFDITAQVIVQSKKLSQGDATTSLTVDNATFIPPSLADMETESNILRSPALIRQTISELRDNGEYSPPPGVFAKLLGEPFKRYVSTPLREYVINPLRNGLGMETDPVRDTTLDALTQQAVDSLKIETLPGSNVISITYSFPDPRQGTTFVSALLQNYLVSRQALQSIDLPQSFYETKKHQYQVRLDGLEGNRQALLENVGAADPKEEITFRLNAINTEEQALNLYQDRLLQSQRWLEYLKTALAAASSSKLNDYTFPYTFTTTVDNVAFEDREIKQMGEQLTSQVSRYMNDLAVFQPGSEPMLLTREQIARTRQQFLKVVSNRIQERTADLAVVKQVIEQKTARIAEFKSRIRDLQQTQSKLRQMDTEIDALHAAFSTYAQRFAESSTTRSLNDDLSNARVLSPPFEPTEAAFPKPLLIIPFGLFSGLLLAIAFVYVREFFDHRFKHPAQISHELGLPVLLVLNEETSQPGNPHKNWTMPSLVHWVRN; this is encoded by the coding sequence ATGAACCCAAAGGAAAACTACCTGCATGAGTTCTTCAGGATTTTCTTCGCCAACAAGCAACTGGTGAAGCGCGTCTTCCTGACCTTTGCAGTCATCGCCCTGCTCCTGCCGCTGCTGCTCAAACAGAGCTTCGACATCACCGCGCAGGTCATCGTGCAGTCGAAAAAACTCTCTCAGGGCGACGCCACTACGTCGCTCACGGTGGACAACGCGACCTTCATTCCACCGTCACTGGCGGACATGGAAACCGAGAGCAACATCCTTCGCTCGCCAGCGCTGATCCGCCAGACCATCAGCGAACTGCGCGACAACGGTGAATACAGCCCGCCACCTGGGGTGTTCGCCAAACTGCTCGGCGAACCGTTCAAGCGCTATGTCTCGACACCGCTGCGCGAGTACGTGATCAACCCGTTGCGCAACGGGCTCGGCATGGAAACCGATCCGGTGCGTGACACCACCCTCGACGCCCTGACCCAGCAAGCCGTCGACAGCCTGAAAATCGAAACCCTGCCCGGCTCCAACGTGATCTCGATCACCTACAGCTTCCCGGATCCGCGCCAAGGCACGACGTTCGTCAGCGCCCTGCTGCAGAACTATCTGGTCAGCCGTCAGGCGTTGCAATCGATCGATTTGCCGCAGTCGTTCTACGAGACCAAAAAGCACCAGTACCAAGTGCGTCTCGATGGCCTGGAAGGTAACCGCCAAGCACTGCTGGAAAATGTTGGCGCGGCGGATCCGAAGGAAGAAATCACCTTCCGTCTCAATGCAATCAACACTGAAGAACAGGCGCTGAACCTGTATCAGGATCGCCTGCTGCAAAGCCAGCGTTGGCTCGAGTATCTGAAAACCGCGCTGGCCGCCGCCAGCAGCAGCAAGCTCAACGACTACACCTTTCCCTACACCTTCACCACCACCGTCGACAACGTGGCGTTCGAGGATCGGGAAATCAAACAGATGGGCGAGCAACTGACCAGCCAGGTCAGCCGTTACATGAACGATCTGGCGGTATTCCAGCCCGGCAGCGAGCCGATGCTGTTGACTCGCGAACAGATCGCCCGCACCCGTCAGCAGTTTCTCAAAGTGGTGAGCAACCGCATCCAGGAACGCACCGCCGACCTGGCCGTGGTCAAGCAGGTGATCGAGCAGAAGACCGCGCGTATCGCCGAGTTCAAGAGCCGCATCCGTGACCTGCAGCAGACTCAGAGCAAACTGCGTCAGATGGACACCGAGATCGATGCGCTGCACGCAGCGTTTTCGACCTATGCCCAGCGCTTCGCCGAAAGCAGCACCACGCGCTCGCTCAACGATGATCTGTCCAACGCCCGGGTGCTCAGCCCACCGTTCGAACCGACCGAGGCGGCGTTCCCGAAACCGCTGCTGATCATTCCGTTCGGGCTGTTCAGCGGCCTGCTGCTGGCGATCGCCTTCGTCTACGTTCGTGAATTCTTCGATCACCGCTTCAAGCATCCGGCGCAAATCAGCCATGAGCTGGGCCTGCCAGTGCTGTTGGTGCTCAACGAAGAAACGTCGCAGCCGGGCAATCCGCACAAGAACTGGACCATGCCGAGCCTGGTTCACTGGGTGCGCAATTGA
- a CDS encoding polysaccharide biosynthesis/export family protein — MNARMLVLLLLPLAGCSSNSDTQNMPVNILTASPANAQATDMPKIEQTLRPQDVLDVIFHISTSGSDAYRVQSGDQIGLNFTAASQLNGNQLVLPDGTIELPGANTSVKIAGLTSEEARQEIQRVYQRKQLFQPNRNQLTVQIISPLSNEQNLKSALNHPATGMSREITVGTDGYASFPEIGAVPLQGMTVNQLESFLNKKYAQLPGRMTVDVLLKSTAGNEIYVLGEVAQPGSYPIRRPVSVLEALTLARGTNVKARLDSVVIMRRNGNQVKAVRYDVEKALSGDAPQIAYLQPDDMLYVPKTKLASAGELARQLADVVLFQGVGFSFGYRVDNKDSDN; from the coding sequence ATGAACGCCAGAATGCTTGTCCTGCTGTTGCTGCCGCTTGCGGGCTGCTCCAGCAATTCCGACACCCAGAACATGCCGGTGAATATTCTCACCGCCTCCCCGGCCAACGCCCAGGCGACCGACATGCCGAAGATCGAGCAGACCCTGCGCCCGCAGGATGTGCTGGACGTGATCTTCCATATCAGCACCAGCGGCTCGGACGCCTACCGCGTGCAATCGGGCGACCAGATCGGCCTGAATTTCACCGCCGCCAGCCAGCTCAATGGCAACCAGCTGGTGCTGCCCGACGGCACCATCGAGCTGCCCGGCGCCAACACCTCGGTGAAAATCGCCGGGTTGACCAGCGAAGAAGCGCGCCAGGAAATCCAGCGCGTCTATCAGCGCAAACAGCTGTTCCAGCCCAACCGCAACCAGCTCACCGTGCAGATCATCAGCCCGCTGAGCAATGAGCAGAACCTGAAAAGCGCGCTGAACCACCCGGCCACCGGCATGAGCCGCGAGATCACCGTCGGCACTGACGGCTACGCGAGTTTTCCGGAAATCGGCGCCGTGCCGCTGCAAGGCATGACCGTCAATCAACTGGAATCCTTCCTCAACAAAAAGTACGCGCAACTGCCGGGCCGCATGACCGTGGACGTGCTGCTCAAGTCCACCGCCGGCAACGAGATCTACGTGCTGGGTGAAGTCGCACAACCGGGCTCGTATCCGATCCGCCGGCCGGTGTCGGTGCTCGAGGCGCTGACCCTGGCGCGCGGCACCAACGTCAAGGCGCGGCTGGATTCGGTGGTGATCATGCGGCGCAACGGCAATCAGGTGAAAGCCGTGCGCTACGACGTTGAAAAAGCCCTGTCCGGCGATGCCCCGCAAATCGCTTACCTGCAACCGGACGACATGCTCTACGTGCCAAAAACCAAACTGGCCAGCGCCGGCGAACTCGCCCGCCAACTGGCTGATGTGGTGCTGTTCCAGGGCGTCGGTTTCAGCTTCGGCTACCGCGTCGACAACAAAGACAGTGACAACTAA
- a CDS encoding CpsD/CapB family tyrosine-protein kinase encodes MDGSTNKSLSIASPSESNLTSTVLDLDLRILFLTAANPGAGTTTSAVALASQLAQMSSGQVLLVDASQSANNLTQQMNLGKERGLRDLLFNPDNPPLLQDCVVQVSSLPFHVLPNGRPIRTLEHLTAERLSPLLDQLGSQYRFVVIDGDAVYSAADTLVISTQVDGVVFVVRAEDTRWEVAQAAVQRLTQAGAKVVGSVFNRRKYYMPKWLYKNL; translated from the coding sequence ATGGACGGTTCAACCAATAAAAGCCTGAGTATCGCCAGCCCCAGCGAATCGAATCTGACTTCGACCGTGCTGGATCTCGACCTGCGCATTCTGTTCCTGACCGCCGCCAACCCCGGCGCCGGCACCACCACCAGCGCTGTGGCACTGGCCAGTCAACTGGCACAGATGAGCAGCGGCCAGGTGCTGCTCGTCGATGCCAGCCAGTCGGCGAACAACCTTACCCAGCAGATGAACCTCGGCAAGGAGCGCGGCCTGCGCGACCTGCTGTTCAACCCGGACAACCCGCCGCTGTTGCAGGACTGCGTGGTGCAGGTTTCGAGCCTGCCCTTTCATGTGCTGCCCAACGGCCGGCCGATCCGCACGCTGGAACACCTGACCGCCGAGCGCCTGAGCCCGTTGCTCGACCAGTTGGGCAGCCAGTACCGCTTCGTGGTGATCGACGGCGACGCGGTGTACTCCGCCGCCGACACCCTGGTCATCAGCACTCAGGTCGACGGCGTGGTGTTTGTCGTGCGCGCCGAAGACACCCGCTGGGAAGTCGCCCAGGCTGCTGTGCAACGCCTGACCCAGGCCGGGGCGAAAGTGGTCGGCAGCGTGTTCAACCGGCGCAAGTACTACATGCCCAAATGGCTTTACAAAAACCTGTAA
- a CDS encoding sugar transferase, which yields MTGHERSVSIAQMRPDKRVDPEHRMRLDAAIHRQGRGWLSGRDGGRPWQLSRTNRVVACLGALTILVLISPVLLGLALAIKFTSPGPVLFVQKRTGYRGRKFGMFKFRTMVSNAEELKESLRHLNKHGADAIDFKIDKDPRVTGIGSFLRRTSLDELPNLINVVTGDMRLVGPRPTSFNAYRYKDNHLARLAIYPGMTGLWQISGRSNIDFDQRVELDLSYIAEQSLLLDLKILLKTPFKVFSGHGAS from the coding sequence ATGACTGGACATGAAAGAAGTGTGTCGATTGCACAGATGCGCCCTGACAAGCGCGTCGACCCGGAACATCGCATGCGCCTCGACGCGGCGATCCATCGTCAGGGTCGCGGCTGGCTCAGCGGCCGCGATGGCGGCCGCCCATGGCAGCTGTCGCGGACCAATCGCGTGGTTGCCTGCCTCGGCGCGCTGACGATTCTCGTGCTGATCTCGCCGGTGCTGCTGGGTCTGGCCCTGGCCATCAAGTTCACCAGCCCGGGGCCGGTGCTGTTCGTGCAGAAACGCACCGGTTATCGCGGGCGCAAGTTCGGCATGTTCAAGTTCCGCACCATGGTCAGCAACGCCGAAGAACTCAAAGAGTCGCTGCGCCACCTGAACAAGCACGGCGCGGACGCCATCGACTTCAAGATCGACAAGGACCCGCGCGTCACCGGCATCGGCAGCTTTCTGCGGCGCACCAGCCTCGACGAGCTGCCCAACCTGATCAACGTGGTGACCGGCGACATGCGCCTGGTCGGCCCTCGCCCGACCTCGTTCAACGCCTATCGCTACAAGGACAATCACCTCGCGCGTCTGGCGATCTACCCCGGCATGACCGGTCTGTGGCAGATCTCCGGACGCAGCAACATCGACTTCGACCAGCGCGTTGAGTTGGACCTCAGCTACATCGCCGAGCAGAGCCTTCTGCTTGATCTGAAGATTCTGTTGAAAACCCCCTTCAAAGTATTCAGCGGCCACGGAGCAAGCTAA
- a CDS encoding NAD-dependent epimerase translates to MKILVTGAAGFIGAHCVLRLLRDGHSVVGLDNFNHYYDPQLKHDRVQWVREQVGDFPLATVDLAHASAIDALFAREQPQVVIHLAAQAGVRYSLDNPRAYLDSNLNGFLNILESCRHHPVEHLIYASSSSVYGANQHTPYSVKDGVNHPLSLYAATKKANELMAHSYSHLFGIPCTGLRFFTVYGPWGRPDMSPIQFARAISEGEPLKLFNYGEHQRDFTYIDDIIESIARLIDQPPQANPQWDREQPDPASSMAPWRLFNIGGQQPVALKTYLALMEKHLDRKAIVELLPLQPGDVLNTCAEASDLAQATGFQPRIELDEGLGRFIAWFRNYYPTARAPLAAG, encoded by the coding sequence ATGAAGATTCTGGTGACCGGTGCCGCCGGTTTCATTGGTGCCCATTGCGTCCTGCGTTTGCTGCGCGACGGGCATTCGGTGGTCGGCCTGGACAATTTCAACCACTACTACGACCCGCAGCTCAAGCACGACCGCGTGCAGTGGGTGCGCGAGCAGGTGGGCGATTTTCCGCTGGCCACGGTGGATCTGGCCCACGCTTCGGCGATCGACGCACTGTTTGCCCGCGAGCAACCACAAGTGGTGATCCATTTGGCGGCGCAGGCCGGGGTGCGTTATTCGCTGGACAACCCACGGGCGTATCTGGACAGCAACCTCAATGGTTTCCTGAACATTCTCGAGAGCTGCCGGCATCACCCGGTCGAGCATCTGATCTACGCCTCGTCGAGTTCGGTGTACGGCGCCAATCAACACACGCCTTACTCGGTCAAGGACGGCGTCAATCACCCGCTGTCGCTGTACGCCGCGACCAAAAAAGCCAACGAGCTGATGGCGCACAGCTACAGCCATCTGTTCGGCATTCCCTGCACCGGCCTGCGCTTTTTCACCGTGTACGGGCCTTGGGGCCGGCCGGACATGTCGCCGATCCAGTTCGCCCGGGCGATCAGCGAAGGCGAGCCGCTGAAGCTGTTCAATTACGGCGAGCACCAGCGCGACTTCACCTACATCGACGACATCATCGAAAGCATCGCCCGCCTCATCGATCAGCCACCGCAAGCCAATCCGCAGTGGGATCGCGAACAGCCCGACCCGGCCAGCAGCATGGCGCCGTGGCGCCTGTTCAACATTGGCGGACAGCAACCGGTTGCACTGAAAACCTACCTCGCGCTCATGGAAAAACACCTAGATCGCAAAGCCATCGTCGAGCTGCTGCCGCTGCAACCGGGCGACGTGCTCAACACCTGCGCCGAGGCCAGCGATCTGGCCCAGGCCACCGGATTCCAGCCCCGGATAGAACTGGATGAAGGACTGGGCCGCTTCATCGCCTGGTTCCGCAACTACTACCCCACTGCCCGTGCGCCGCTTGCGGCTGGATGA
- a CDS encoding UDP-glucose/GDP-mannose dehydrogenase family protein: protein MDVSVFGTGYVGLIQAAALADVGHRVLCIDIDPNKIKQLQQAVPPISEPGLSATLEENIKAGRLLFSTQASDAVTHAELIFIAVGTPADEDGSADLSHVLNVARQIAGLMEADRTLIIKSTVPVGTADQVLATATSELLLRGKTELQVRVVSNPEFLKEGSALADCMRPDRIIIGTRDDAAREQMSELYAPFCRNHEKLMFMDNRSAELTKYAANAMLATRISFMNELANLTELLGADIEAVRKGIGSDPRIGYHFIYPGCGFGGSCFPKDLRALLHTAEHNGMPLKLLRSVTDVNDSQRHILFSKLRAQFPQGLAGKSIAVWGLAFKPNTDDMREAPSRYLMDALWAEGASVQAYDPEAMSECRRIYGYRNDLHLCATRDDTLEDADALVICTEWKNFRVVDFELLAEKLRSKVIIDGRNLYNPEQVAAAGLHYSGIGLRHIAPEGLRP, encoded by the coding sequence ATGGACGTGAGCGTATTTGGCACTGGCTATGTCGGACTTATACAAGCCGCTGCACTTGCCGATGTCGGCCATCGGGTTTTATGCATTGATATTGATCCGAACAAGATCAAACAATTGCAACAAGCGGTTCCGCCCATTAGTGAGCCAGGCCTGTCCGCGACGCTTGAAGAAAACATCAAGGCCGGTCGCTTGTTGTTCAGCACTCAGGCCAGTGATGCGGTGACTCACGCCGAGCTGATTTTCATCGCTGTGGGCACCCCGGCGGACGAAGACGGCTCTGCCGACCTCAGCCATGTGCTCAATGTCGCCCGGCAGATTGCCGGCCTGATGGAAGCCGATCGCACGCTCATCATCAAATCCACGGTGCCGGTCGGCACTGCCGATCAGGTTCTGGCCACGGCCACCAGCGAATTGCTGTTGCGCGGCAAAACCGAGCTGCAGGTGCGCGTGGTATCCAACCCGGAATTTCTCAAGGAAGGCAGCGCCCTCGCCGACTGCATGCGCCCGGACCGGATCATCATCGGCACCCGCGACGACGCTGCCCGCGAGCAGATGAGCGAGCTGTACGCGCCGTTCTGCCGCAATCACGAAAAACTGATGTTCATGGACAACCGCAGCGCCGAGCTGACCAAGTACGCGGCCAACGCGATGCTCGCCACCCGCATCAGTTTCATGAACGAACTGGCCAACCTCACCGAGCTGCTCGGCGCCGACATCGAAGCGGTGCGTAAAGGCATCGGTTCCGACCCGCGCATCGGCTACCACTTCATTTATCCGGGCTGCGGCTTCGGTGGCTCGTGCTTTCCCAAGGATCTGCGGGCCTTGCTGCACACCGCCGAACACAACGGCATGCCGCTGAAATTGCTGCGCAGCGTCACCGATGTCAACGACAGCCAGCGGCACATCCTGTTCAGCAAATTGCGCGCGCAGTTTCCGCAAGGCCTGGCCGGCAAATCCATTGCGGTCTGGGGCCTGGCATTCAAACCGAACACCGACGATATGCGCGAAGCCCCGAGCCGTTATCTGATGGACGCGTTGTGGGCCGAAGGCGCCAGCGTGCAGGCCTACGATCCGGAAGCCATGTCCGAGTGTCGGCGCATCTACGGCTACCGCAACGACCTGCATCTGTGCGCGACCCGCGACGACACCCTCGAAGACGCCGACGCGCTGGTGATCTGCACCGAATGGAAGAACTTCCGCGTGGTCGATTTCGAGTTGCTCGCCGAGAAGCTGCGTTCGAAGGTGATCATCGACGGCCGCAACCTGTACAACCCGGAACAGGTCGCCGCCGCCGGCCTGCATTACAGCGGCATCGGTCTGCGCCACATCGCCCCCGAAGGGCTGCGGCCATGA